One genomic window of Methanosarcina acetivorans C2A includes the following:
- a CDS encoding class I SAM-dependent methyltransferase, producing the protein MQEPTNFTASGEVTMKRKGPSNMAERIALIRAGESRKPEDERICYDPYAIRFISPEILEFAARNPEKYKAEIERLEQLFPGLANSAVARVRYFDDVVKASADDGLEQLVILGAGYDTRAYRIEGLKNIKVFEVDHPDTQRVKIEKVREVFGSLPGHVTYVPLDLEFDKLGQQLTECGYDRSRKTLFVMEGLVMYLRPETMDEILSFIAHNSGKGSAVIFDYGVFRSSDAGETAPEAGKNIRNFTKKRGEPLKFLIRDGEVETFLSERGFSRIQNMTSKDYKKAYFCGKNEGRVVSSLISFAYALVR; encoded by the coding sequence ATGCAAGAACCAACAAACTTCACAGCTTCAGGTGAAGTAACCATGAAAAGAAAAGGACCCAGCAATATGGCTGAGAGAATCGCGCTTATCAGAGCAGGTGAATCGAGAAAGCCTGAAGATGAACGCATCTGTTACGATCCCTATGCCATCCGCTTCATCAGCCCGGAAATACTGGAATTTGCGGCCCGTAATCCGGAAAAGTACAAAGCAGAAATTGAACGGCTGGAGCAGCTCTTTCCCGGATTGGCGAACTCGGCAGTTGCCAGGGTCAGGTATTTCGACGACGTTGTAAAAGCGTCTGCTGATGATGGTCTCGAGCAGCTGGTAATCCTGGGTGCAGGTTATGACACCCGTGCCTATCGGATTGAGGGGCTGAAAAACATCAAAGTTTTCGAAGTGGACCACCCTGACACCCAGCGTGTGAAAATAGAGAAGGTCAGGGAGGTCTTCGGTTCTCTCCCAGGTCACGTCACATACGTTCCTCTCGATCTGGAGTTTGATAAACTCGGCCAGCAGCTAACAGAGTGCGGATATGACAGATCCCGAAAGACCCTTTTTGTCATGGAAGGGCTGGTAATGTACCTCCGGCCCGAGACAATGGATGAGATATTGTCTTTTATCGCGCATAATTCTGGTAAAGGAAGTGCCGTTATTTTCGACTACGGAGTTTTCAGATCTTCAGATGCCGGAGAGACTGCACCGGAAGCGGGCAAAAACATCCGAAATTTCACTAAAAAACGGGGGGAACCCCTTAAATTCCTAATCAGAGACGGAGAAGTCGAAACATTCCTTTCCGAAAGGGGATTTTCCAGAATCCAGAACATGACCAGCAAGGACTATAAAAAGGCATATTTTTGCGGAAAAAACGAGGGCCGGGTAGTTAGCAGCTTGATCTCGTTTGCCTATGCGCTGGTCAGGTAA
- a CDS encoding class I SAM-dependent methyltransferase has product MQEPEISTTSNETHTKRKGPSKMAEGITLHRVDESNKSEEERIFYDPYAVHFVNPAILEYAAKYPEQAKAAVEQMERLFPGLGNSIRDRVRYFDDFVRAAVDEGLRQLVVLGAGYDTRAYRIEGLKGKVRVFEVDHPDTQSVKIEKVEEIFGSLPDHVIYVPVDFETDNFGEKLAAQGYDRSLKTLFLLEGLIMYISPEAIDETLSFIAKNSEKGSAILFDYYPESVVDGTCELEAGKNIRNYTKQQGEPLQFGIREGMVEAFLGERGFSGVQNVTAEEYRKMYFHGINKDREVCDLLFFAHAVIE; this is encoded by the coding sequence ATGCAAGAACCGGAAATTTCCACGACTTCAAATGAAACGCACACAAAGAGAAAAGGACCCAGTAAAATGGCTGAGGGAATTACCCTCCACCGAGTCGATGAATCAAATAAGTCCGAAGAAGAACGGATATTTTATGATCCGTATGCCGTTCATTTTGTTAACCCTGCGATTCTGGAATATGCAGCAAAATATCCCGAACAGGCAAAAGCAGCAGTGGAGCAGATGGAGCGTCTTTTCCCGGGTCTCGGCAATTCTATTCGGGACAGAGTCAGATACTTTGACGATTTTGTCAGGGCAGCAGTCGATGAAGGGCTTCGTCAACTGGTCGTCCTTGGCGCGGGATATGATACCAGGGCGTACAGGATTGAAGGGCTGAAAGGGAAAGTCAGGGTTTTCGAAGTGGACCACCCGGATACTCAGAGTGTAAAAATCGAAAAGGTCGAAGAAATCTTTGGTTCCCTGCCGGACCACGTTATCTATGTGCCGGTTGATTTCGAAACCGACAACTTTGGCGAAAAGCTTGCTGCGCAGGGATACGACAGGTCGCTGAAAACTCTTTTCCTTCTGGAAGGGCTCATTATGTATATCTCTCCCGAGGCCATTGATGAGACGTTATCCTTTATCGCAAAAAATTCGGAGAAGGGCAGTGCTATCCTGTTTGATTACTACCCTGAGTCCGTTGTTGACGGGACATGCGAACTGGAAGCGGGGAAAAACATCCGGAATTATACGAAACAACAGGGAGAACCCCTTCAGTTCGGGATCAGGGAAGGAATGGTCGAGGCTTTTCTTGGTGAAAGGGGATTTTCCGGAGTTCAGAACGTGACTGCTGAGGAGTACAGGAAAATGTACTTCCATGGGATAAATAAAGATAGGGAAGTATGCGATCTTTTATTCTTTGCTCACGCAGTGATCGAATAA
- a CDS encoding SAM-dependent methyltransferase: MVHIMTIEYHGIKPWGRSFDEYVRMFSLTPADLKRKILGCGDGPASFNVELTERGGNIISVDPIYYFSADRIMQKISETYDDIIDQTRKNRDQFVWQEIGSVEELGRVRMSAMEKFLKDFPKGMMQKRYIPGELPSLPFGNKEFDLALCSHFLFLYTDNLSLEFHLRALEELCRVSNEVRIFPLLDVNASRSTYVDTVIDFLREEKRDVEEVKVAYEFQRGGNTMLNIC, encoded by the coding sequence ATGGTACACATTATGACAATTGAATATCATGGCATCAAGCCCTGGGGCAGGTCTTTCGACGAGTATGTGAGGATGTTTAGCCTGACCCCTGCCGACCTAAAGCGAAAGATTCTGGGCTGTGGGGACGGTCCGGCAAGCTTCAACGTAGAGCTTACAGAGCGAGGTGGAAATATCATATCTGTCGACCCGATCTATTATTTCAGCGCTGACCGGATCATGCAGAAAATCAGTGAAACCTATGACGATATAATTGACCAGACAAGGAAAAATCGGGATCAGTTCGTCTGGCAAGAAATCGGCTCAGTTGAGGAGCTCGGAAGGGTCAGGATGTCGGCTATGGAAAAATTTCTGAAAGATTTCCCAAAAGGAATGATGCAGAAGAGATACATACCGGGTGAACTGCCTTCACTGCCTTTTGGTAACAAAGAATTCGATCTGGCACTTTGCTCGCATTTCCTGTTCCTCTATACGGATAACCTGTCGCTGGAGTTTCACCTGAGGGCGCTTGAGGAGTTGTGCAGGGTTTCGAATGAAGTCCGAATATTTCCGCTGCTGGACGTAAACGCCAGCCGATCGACATATGTTGATACTGTTATTGATTTCTTAAGGGAGGAAAAGCGGGATGTGGAGGAAGTAAAGGTGGCATACGAGTTCCAACGGGGCGGAAATACGATGCTGAATATTTGCTGA
- a CDS encoding IS110-like element ISMac14 family transposase: MVEVINKACGLDIHKLFFIATILSRSGEKQQQHFYRTPDEILAFKNWVISENCDVVACESTSDFWVPIYDALIKHLPVIVGNARDMKAFTHKKTDKIDSEFIAQLALNNMVQPSRVFPKNHRTFRSCIRLRHNLVQKRTDIKNEAHAILAPEMFSLKNVLTDIFGKSGRAILSGICSGKSVDQIIANLSPNVRKKSKQIREILDREISQDTAFRLQICLDIIKHLDNEIKILEKEIFNYAYKNHKQEMEILMSVPGIGELGAATLTAEIGDFKDFSSGDKLASWLGLVPKVYQSADKYHNGRITKRGSKEARWILTQIAQAAARTKNSRLKEFFNRKKKSIGHSKAIIALARKIATIIWHLITKEEMYEDETGYKKGEIQKRKIVETEMFSVDERIKIMSEIYVIARNDEKEST; the protein is encoded by the coding sequence TTGGTTGAGGTTATAAACAAAGCTTGTGGTTTAGACATTCACAAACTCTTTTTCATTGCTACAATCCTCAGTAGATCTGGTGAAAAACAGCAACAACATTTCTATAGAACCCCTGACGAAATATTAGCTTTTAAAAACTGGGTTATCTCAGAGAACTGTGACGTTGTTGCCTGTGAATCAACGAGTGACTTTTGGGTTCCGATTTATGATGCGTTGATAAAACATCTACCTGTTATAGTTGGAAATGCCCGAGATATGAAGGCGTTTACACACAAAAAAACAGATAAGATCGATTCCGAATTCATCGCACAACTTGCATTGAATAATATGGTTCAACCATCAAGAGTTTTCCCAAAAAACCATAGAACATTTCGTTCATGTATTCGGCTTCGCCATAACCTTGTACAAAAAAGAACAGATATAAAAAATGAAGCTCACGCCATACTCGCACCTGAAATGTTTAGTCTGAAGAATGTGCTAACAGATATTTTTGGTAAGAGTGGTAGAGCAATTCTATCAGGAATTTGTTCAGGTAAAAGCGTTGACCAGATTATTGCAAACCTTTCTCCAAATGTTCGTAAGAAAAGTAAGCAGATAAGGGAAATTCTGGACAGAGAAATCTCTCAAGATACTGCATTCAGGCTTCAAATCTGTTTGGATATCATAAAGCATCTTGACAATGAAATCAAAATTTTGGAAAAAGAAATTTTCAATTATGCTTATAAAAATCATAAGCAAGAAATGGAAATTTTAATGTCTGTTCCAGGAATAGGAGAACTTGGAGCAGCAACTCTTACTGCTGAAATAGGCGATTTCAAAGATTTTTCTTCAGGAGATAAGCTTGCTTCATGGCTTGGCCTAGTTCCGAAGGTGTACCAATCAGCGGATAAATACCATAACGGTAGAATCACTAAGAGAGGATCTAAGGAAGCAAGGTGGATCCTAACACAGATTGCCCAGGCAGCAGCAAGAACGAAAAATAGCAGGTTAAAAGAATTTTTCAACAGAAAAAAGAAGTCGATTGGACATTCAAAGGCGATTATCGCCCTAGCAAGAAAAATTGCAACAATTATCTGGCATTTGATTACAAAAGAGGAGATGTATGAAGATGAAACTGGATATAAAAAGGGAGAAATTCAAAAGAGAAAGATAGTTGAGACTGAGATGTTCTCAGTTGATGAAAGGATCAAAATAATGAGTGAAATATACGTAATTGCGAGAAATGACGAAAAAGAGAGTACGTGA
- a CDS encoding cytochrome-c peroxidase, whose amino-acid sequence MTALAVTASAEEVQLSQKEELGKLLFFDESLSMPRGQSCASCHDPDFGFTDPDQDIPVSQGVIPILFGNRNAPSAAYATYSPNFSYTYDDSGQIIYYGGQFWDGRADNLTEQAKGPLLNPLEMHNPNKRTVVMSIRRSDYADLFEEVYGPCSLNNVDVAFDYAADAIAVYESSEEVNTFSSRYDEYLEGEYTLSDEEKLGLELFNGKALCSGCHISSGSEPIFTDFTYDNLGVPKNPDNPFYSIPRVYNPLRSAYVDLGLGGSGRTEITDPEGEEGKMKVPTLRNIGKTAPYTHNGYFTNLEDIVHFYNTRDVASEGWPEPEVAANVNTEEMGDLGLNDSEERAIVAFLLTLDDE is encoded by the coding sequence TTGACAGCGCTGGCTGTAACTGCCTCAGCAGAAGAAGTTCAGCTGAGTCAAAAAGAGGAACTAGGGAAGCTTCTATTCTTTGATGAAAGCTTATCAATGCCCAGAGGACAGTCCTGTGCAAGTTGCCACGATCCTGATTTTGGTTTTACTGACCCTGATCAGGACATTCCTGTTTCACAGGGTGTAATACCAATACTGTTCGGGAACAGAAACGCACCAAGTGCTGCATATGCAACTTATAGTCCAAATTTCAGCTACACTTATGATGACAGCGGCCAGATAATCTATTATGGAGGGCAGTTCTGGGACGGCAGGGCGGATAACCTGACAGAGCAGGCGAAAGGCCCTCTCCTGAACCCTCTGGAAATGCACAACCCGAATAAAAGGACCGTGGTTATGAGTATCCGAAGATCGGACTATGCAGATCTTTTTGAAGAAGTCTACGGACCATGTTCCCTGAACAATGTAGATGTGGCTTTCGATTATGCAGCTGATGCGATTGCAGTTTATGAAAGTTCTGAAGAAGTAAATACATTCAGTTCCAGGTATGATGAGTATCTTGAAGGAGAGTATACTCTATCAGATGAAGAGAAACTGGGACTCGAATTATTTAATGGAAAAGCCCTGTGTTCAGGATGCCATATAAGTAGTGGAAGTGAACCGATATTTACGGACTTCACTTATGACAATCTGGGTGTGCCCAAAAACCCTGATAACCCATTTTATAGCATACCAAGAGTATATAACCCTCTAAGGAGTGCATACGTAGACCTTGGACTGGGAGGAAGCGGTCGTACCGAGATAACCGATCCAGAAGGTGAAGAGGGAAAAATGAAAGTCCCCACTCTCCGAAACATAGGAAAGACAGCTCCTTACACACATAATGGATACTTCACCAATCTCGAAGACATTGTCCACTTCTATAATACGAGGGATGTAGCATCAGAAGGATGGCCAGAGCCTGAAGTTGCCGCGAATGTTAATACTGAAGAAATGGGCGACCTGGGTCTGAACGATTCGGAAGAAAGGGCAATTGTTGCCTTCCTGCTGACACTGGATGACGAATAA
- a CDS encoding 2-oxoacid:acceptor oxidoreductase family protein: protein MAAEIIDGEKVIKKPKALYSEYPRKGGAAPTATHYCPGCGHGVLHKLIAEAIDDLGIQDRTVMISPVGCAVFAYYYFDTGNIQVAHGRAPAVGTGVSRAEENAVVISYQGDGDLASIGLNETLQAANRGEKLAVFFVNNTVYGMTGGQMAPTTLIGEKTTTTPEGRDPRFAGYPLHMCELLDNLKAPIFIERVSVSDISHIRKARKAVRKALEVQRDGKGYAFVEVLAACPTNLRMDAEQAIQFINEQMEKEFPLRNFRDNFESAEPLHRGISDFTTESLEKLYGIEAETGEKPSRTDFAPIQTKIAGFGGQGVLSMGLILAQAGVKANLNASWFPSYGPEQRGGTSNCSVVISGQAIGSPTVYTPDILIAMNRPSLERFEGAVKEGGFILYDSTIGEAETPAGVNAIAVPATEKAKEAGDERAANSFMLGVLLGLNATGLEEEAFKEALAENFTGKPKVIEFNQQMLEAGAAWAREYKV, encoded by the coding sequence ATGGCAGCAGAAATTATTGACGGAGAAAAGGTTATCAAAAAGCCAAAAGCCCTGTACTCGGAATACCCGCGCAAAGGAGGTGCAGCTCCAACAGCCACCCACTATTGTCCTGGCTGCGGACATGGGGTTTTGCACAAGCTCATTGCCGAGGCAATTGACGACCTCGGAATCCAGGACAGGACGGTTATGATCAGCCCTGTGGGATGTGCAGTTTTTGCTTATTATTACTTTGACACAGGCAATATCCAGGTTGCCCACGGCCGGGCTCCTGCTGTTGGAACAGGTGTCTCAAGGGCTGAAGAAAACGCTGTAGTTATCTCCTACCAGGGCGACGGAGACCTTGCTTCGATCGGCCTGAACGAGACGCTGCAGGCGGCAAACAGAGGAGAAAAGCTTGCAGTTTTTTTCGTAAATAACACCGTATACGGCATGACCGGCGGACAGATGGCTCCAACAACCCTTATCGGGGAAAAGACAACCACAACCCCTGAAGGTCGCGACCCCCGCTTTGCAGGCTACCCGCTCCACATGTGTGAGCTTCTGGACAACCTGAAGGCTCCGATTTTTATCGAAAGAGTCTCGGTTTCCGATATCTCTCATATCCGAAAAGCCCGAAAAGCCGTTCGAAAGGCGCTCGAAGTCCAGCGTGATGGCAAGGGCTATGCTTTTGTGGAAGTCCTTGCAGCCTGCCCGACCAACCTTAGGATGGATGCAGAGCAGGCTATCCAGTTCATTAACGAGCAGATGGAAAAGGAATTCCCGCTCAGGAACTTCAGGGACAATTTCGAATCTGCCGAACCCCTTCACCGCGGGATCAGTGACTTTACAACTGAGTCCCTTGAAAAGCTTTACGGAATTGAAGCGGAAACCGGAGAAAAACCCTCAAGGACTGACTTTGCTCCGATCCAGACCAAGATTGCAGGTTTCGGAGGACAGGGTGTCCTGAGCATGGGCCTTATCCTTGCCCAGGCAGGAGTCAAAGCAAACCTCAATGCTTCCTGGTTCCCGTCTTACGGCCCGGAACAGCGCGGCGGAACCTCAAACTGCTCGGTCGTGATTTCAGGTCAGGCTATAGGCTCGCCTACGGTCTACACCCCAGATATCCTTATAGCCATGAACCGTCCCTCCCTCGAGAGATTCGAAGGGGCAGTAAAAGAAGGAGGCTTCATCCTCTACGACTCTACAATCGGCGAAGCCGAGACCCCTGCAGGCGTAAACGCAATTGCAGTCCCTGCAACCGAAAAAGCAAAAGAAGCAGGTGATGAGAGAGCCGCAAACTCCTTCATGCTCGGAGTCCTTCTGGGCCTGAACGCAACCGGCCTTGAAGAAGAAGCCTTCAAAGAAGCCCTTGCCGAAAACTTCACAGGCAAACCCAAAGTTATTGAGTTTAACCAGCAGATGCTCGAAGCCGGGGCAGCATGGGCAAGAGAGTATAAGGTATGA
- a CDS encoding 3-methyl-2-oxobutanoate dehydrogenase subunit VorB gives MATQLVKGNSAIVVGALYAGCDCFFGYPITPASEILHDASKYFPMIGRKFVQAESEEAAINMVFGGASAGHRVMTSSSGPGISLMQEGISYLAGAELPCVLVDIMRAGPGLGNIGPEQGDYNQVVKGGGHGNYKNIVLAPNSVQEMCDFTMKAFELAFKYRNPAIVLADGVLGQMIESLEFPKKALTPEIDASWAVNGTAETRPNLITSIFLDFNELGQFNEKLQAKYELIKQNEVDYEEYMTDDASIVLVSYGISSRICRSAVDLARKEGIKVGLFRPKTLFPFPEAQLKALADKEASFISVEMSNGQMIDDIRLAIDCSQPVELVNRMGGNLITLDQIMDKIRKVAGEA, from the coding sequence ATGGCAACACAACTCGTAAAAGGCAACTCCGCAATAGTCGTTGGCGCACTTTATGCCGGATGTGACTGTTTCTTTGGATATCCCATTACTCCGGCAAGCGAAATTCTGCATGATGCATCCAAATACTTTCCCATGATAGGAAGGAAATTCGTGCAGGCCGAGTCAGAGGAGGCTGCAATTAACATGGTCTTCGGGGGGGCATCAGCCGGGCACAGGGTAATGACGTCCTCCTCAGGCCCAGGAATTAGCCTGATGCAGGAAGGGATCTCTTATCTTGCAGGCGCAGAGCTTCCTTGTGTGCTTGTCGATATAATGAGGGCAGGCCCTGGACTAGGGAACATCGGACCTGAACAGGGTGATTATAACCAGGTAGTAAAAGGTGGAGGGCACGGGAATTATAAAAATATCGTACTTGCCCCCAACTCCGTGCAGGAGATGTGTGACTTTACCATGAAGGCTTTTGAGCTGGCCTTCAAGTACAGGAACCCTGCAATCGTGCTTGCTGACGGAGTGCTCGGGCAGATGATTGAGTCCCTTGAGTTTCCGAAAAAAGCCCTTACTCCTGAAATCGATGCAAGCTGGGCAGTCAACGGTACAGCCGAAACCAGGCCTAACCTGATAACCTCTATCTTCCTTGACTTCAACGAACTCGGGCAGTTCAACGAGAAACTGCAGGCAAAATACGAGCTGATAAAGCAAAATGAGGTTGACTACGAAGAATACATGACCGACGATGCCTCAATCGTGCTTGTCTCTTACGGCATAAGCAGCAGGATCTGCAGGTCAGCTGTAGACCTTGCCAGAAAGGAAGGCATAAAGGTGGGGCTCTTCAGGCCAAAGACTCTTTTCCCATTCCCGGAGGCGCAGTTGAAAGCCCTTGCAGATAAGGAAGCTTCTTTCATCTCCGTGGAGATGAGCAACGGGCAGATGATAGATGACATCAGGCTTGCAATCGACTGCTCACAGCCCGTGGAACTGGTAAACCGCATGGGAGGCAACCTGATCACCCTTGACCAGATCATGGACAAAATCAGAAAGGTAGCAGGGGAGGCATGA
- a CDS encoding 4Fe-4S dicluster domain-containing protein translates to MAKNDEKEPYPVINILECKACGRCLLACPKDVLFMSDNLNARGYHYVEYKGEGCSGCASCYYTCPEPLALEIHIPLKKEEAD, encoded by the coding sequence ATGGCAAAAAATGATGAAAAAGAACCGTACCCTGTTATCAACATTCTGGAGTGCAAGGCTTGTGGGCGCTGCCTTCTTGCCTGCCCGAAGGATGTGCTTTTCATGAGTGATAACCTGAACGCCAGGGGTTACCACTACGTAGAGTATAAAGGAGAAGGCTGTTCAGGCTGTGCGAGCTGCTACTATACCTGTCCTGAACCCCTTGCACTGGAAATCCATATTCCCCTGAAAAAGGAGGAAGCCGACTAA
- a CDS encoding AMP-binding protein — protein MTSLLSQFVSKTDFESYEDFQENFKILVPENFNFAYDVVDVYARDSPEKLAMIWCDDYGNEKIFTFKDLKYYSDKAANFFVKHGIGKGDYVMLTLKSRYDFWYCMLGLHKLGAIAVPATHMLKTRDIVYRIEKAGLKMIVCIAEDDVPEQVDEAHAECGDIPLKKAKVGGDVLEGWIDFRKELEESSPIFERPTGEVSTKNEDICLVYFSSGTAGFPKMVEHDNTYPLGHILTAKYWQNVEDDGLHYTVADSGWGKCVWGKLYGQWIAGCAVFVYDYDRFEAKNMLEKASKYGVTTFCAPPTIYRFLIKEDLSHYNFSTLKYAVVAGEPLNPEVFNRFLEFTGIKLMEGFGQTETVVTIATFPWMEPKPGSIGKPTPGYKIELMDRDGRLCEVGEEGEIVINTMEGKPVGLFVHYGKDPERTEETWHDGYYHTGDMAWMDEDGYLWFVGRADDIIKTSGYKVGPFEVESALIQHPAVLECAITGVPDPVRGQVIKATIVLTKDYTPSDSLKNELQDHVKNVTAPYKYPRIIEFVPELPKTISGKIRRVEIRDKDQSQ, from the coding sequence ATGACTTCCTTGCTGAGCCAATTTGTTTCCAAAACCGATTTCGAATCCTACGAGGATTTCCAGGAAAACTTCAAAATCCTGGTCCCTGAAAACTTCAACTTTGCCTATGATGTGGTCGATGTCTATGCAAGAGATTCTCCTGAAAAGCTTGCCATGATCTGGTGTGACGATTACGGGAATGAGAAAATCTTCACTTTCAAAGATCTCAAGTACTACAGCGATAAAGCTGCAAATTTCTTTGTAAAGCACGGCATAGGCAAAGGCGACTATGTAATGCTTACCTTAAAGAGCCGCTATGATTTCTGGTACTGCATGCTGGGGCTACACAAGCTCGGAGCAATAGCCGTGCCTGCAACCCACATGCTGAAAACCCGGGATATAGTATACAGAATCGAAAAAGCCGGGTTGAAGATGATTGTCTGCATCGCCGAAGACGATGTTCCGGAACAGGTAGATGAAGCCCATGCCGAATGCGGGGATATCCCTCTCAAGAAAGCCAAGGTAGGAGGAGATGTCCTGGAAGGCTGGATTGATTTCAGAAAGGAACTTGAGGAAAGTTCCCCGATTTTCGAGCGTCCGACAGGCGAGGTTTCAACAAAGAACGAAGACATCTGTCTGGTCTACTTCTCCTCCGGAACCGCCGGTTTCCCGAAAATGGTAGAGCACGACAACACCTATCCACTCGGCCATATCCTGACCGCAAAATACTGGCAGAATGTGGAAGACGACGGGCTGCACTACACCGTTGCAGACAGCGGATGGGGTAAATGTGTCTGGGGCAAGCTCTACGGGCAGTGGATAGCTGGTTGTGCGGTCTTTGTCTATGACTATGACAGGTTTGAAGCCAAAAATATGCTTGAAAAGGCCTCCAAGTATGGAGTTACGACTTTCTGTGCTCCACCCACGATCTATCGTTTCCTGATCAAAGAAGACCTCTCCCATTATAATTTCAGCACTCTGAAATATGCGGTTGTTGCAGGCGAACCCCTCAACCCTGAAGTCTTTAACCGCTTCCTTGAGTTTACCGGAATCAAACTTATGGAAGGTTTCGGGCAAACCGAGACCGTTGTTACGATTGCGACCTTCCCCTGGATGGAACCCAAGCCCGGATCTATCGGAAAACCCACCCCTGGATATAAGATCGAGCTCATGGACAGGGATGGCAGGCTCTGCGAGGTCGGAGAAGAAGGGGAAATCGTCATCAACACAATGGAAGGAAAACCTGTGGGACTTTTTGTCCACTATGGAAAGGATCCTGAAAGGACAGAGGAGACCTGGCACGACGGCTACTACCATACCGGAGATATGGCCTGGATGGATGAAGACGGTTATCTCTGGTTTGTGGGAAGGGCTGACGATATAATCAAGACCTCAGGATACAAGGTCGGGCCCTTTGAAGTGGAAAGCGCTCTTATCCAGCACCCGGCTGTGCTTGAGTGTGCTATCACGGGAGTCCCCGACCCTGTCAGAGGTCAGGTCATTAAGGCGACCATTGTACTTACAAAGGATTATACGCCGAGTGACTCCCTTAAAAACGAGCTCCAGGATCATGTGAAAAATGTCACGGCTCCTTACAAGTATCCCAGGATTATTGAATTCGTTCCCGAACTACCGAAAACCATCAGCGGAAAAATCCGCAGGGTCGAAATCCGTGACAAGGACCAGAGCCAATGA